One window of the Deltaproteobacteria bacterium genome contains the following:
- a CDS encoding AAA family ATPase, with the protein MTAHYRTFFGLSREPFCSDINLKEILKTPALSAVQDRFDYTVRLGGIALVTGEVGSGKSTALRYVAANLHPSEYRTIPITATPGSILELYRLILAELRIEKTSSSRAVLTRLIQKEIRDLYEGKKIKPVLIIDEASLLRLEVFAELHTLTQFYQDSKPYLPIILAGQSPLVDQLVFRTSHPLASRILARCHLKGVSRQEMENYLAHHLTLAGLKTNPLEDAAITAIQQGSGGLFRKANHLARGALIAATAAQSLTVTPEHVRLAASEIF; encoded by the coding sequence ATGACCGCCCACTATCGTACCTTCTTCGGTCTTTCTCGGGAACCCTTTTGCTCCGATATAAATCTTAAGGAAATCCTGAAAACACCGGCCCTGTCCGCCGTGCAGGACCGCTTCGATTACACCGTCCGTTTGGGCGGAATCGCTCTGGTCACCGGCGAGGTCGGTTCCGGGAAATCCACCGCCTTACGTTACGTGGCCGCAAATCTCCATCCTTCCGAATACCGCACCATCCCCATCACCGCCACCCCAGGTTCCATCCTGGAACTCTATCGCCTCATCCTGGCTGAACTCCGTATCGAAAAAACCAGCTCTTCCCGAGCCGTCTTGACCCGCTTGATCCAAAAGGAAATCCGTGACCTTTATGAGGGTAAAAAAATAAAGCCCGTCCTGATTATTGATGAGGCTTCCCTCTTGCGACTGGAGGTCTTTGCCGAACTCCACACCCTCACTCAGTTCTACCAGGACTCCAAACCTTATCTACCCATCATACTGGCCGGTCAAAGTCCCCTGGTAGATCAACTCGTCTTCCGCACCTCTCATCCTTTGGCTTCCCGCATCCTGGCCCGCTGTCATCTCAAAGGCGTCTCCCGTCAGGAAATGGAAAACTATTTGGCTCATCATCTAACCCTGGCCGGTTTAAAAACCAATCCCCTGGAGGATGCGGCCATTACCGCTATCCAGCAAGGATCTGGCGGCCTTTTCCGCAAAGCCAATCACCTGGCCCGGGGTGCCCTCATCGCTGCCACGGCTGCCCAATCCCTAACCGTCACCCCCGAACATGTCCGCTTGGCGGCTTCTGAAATATTTTAG